The nucleotide sequence CAGCGTTTTTGAAAGTGCGGCCAACGGCAAGAACCCGCTGCGCGACACCGCGCTTTTTGAGCTCATGTACAGTGCCGGACTCCGTATTTCGGAAACTCTAGGCATCAAGCTTTCGCAGCTGGACCTCGACAACGAATGGCTCACGCCGATCGGCAAGGGTAACAAGCAGCGCCTGGTACCGCTCGGGAGCAAGGCGAAAGAGAATCTGAAGGCCTGGATCGAACTTGGCAGGCCGCTCACCCACCCGACCACAGACAACATAATACTCAATTCCCGCGGCAAGCCCATGACCCGCATGGGAGCGTGGAAAATCGTACAACTTCATACGATGCACCTGAGCAAGCAAGTCTCGCCGCACACCTTCCGGCACAGCTTTGCCACACACTGCCTCGAAGCGGGCATGGATTTACGCGTACTGCAGGAGCTCCTCGGGCACGCCGACATCAGCACCACGCAGATTTACACGCATATCGACAAGGAATTCATCAAGCAGGAACACCGGCAATTCCATCCTAGAGAATTAGCCGGAAAATAAACGACCGCACAGGTAGATTTCACAGAACCGAATTGACGCCTCCCTAAATTCTAGGTATATTTGAACAAAATATAAAGCAGAGGCTTAAATGAATAAAATTTCATTCCTTTTGTTTCCGGCTCTGACTGTCGCCGCCTTCTTTGTAGCTTGCAGCGACGACGACTCTTCTAGCCGCAAGGTGATTACCGAAGTCAACTCGATTTACGAACTCGGAATTTGCGGAGAAGACAACCAAGGCGATACCGTCTACGCCAAAAAAGAAGACGCCCAGTATTACTGCGACGACGCGAACTGGGTTCCCGTTGCCACCAAGGAATCGACAGGTTCCTCAAGTTCGTCTAGCCAAAAAGCAAGTTCCTCGTCCATGACCAAGGCGGAACTCGATAAATTTACCGAATTGTGCAAGGCTTCCGGCGGTAAAGTAAAAGATGGTGCCTGCTCCTGTAAAAACGAGCTCTGCGACGTCGGTGCTGTCTGCAACACCATCACGGGCGTCTGCGGAAACCAGAGCAAGCCAAGTGACATAACCGACATTTCTTCGGATTCCAACGCCAGTTCTTCCTCTACAGCCACCACCTTCGCTGACCTCTGTAAGGCCTCGGGTGGTAAAGCGAAAGATGGCGCATGCGTCTGTGACGATATCACCTGCGACGAAGGCGTTCTCTGTAACACCAAGAGCAAGGAATGCGCAAACAAGGATGCCCTTGAAAAAGAATGCGATGAAAGCAGCTACAACAACTCCTGTTCCAACAGTCCTGCCAGCATCGGCATCGTCAAGGAATGCGTAAAGGGCGTCGTCGTGAACCGCTCGTGCGGTACGGTCTCTTGTAACGAAGATGGCACAGACTGCGGCGAATGCATCAACGAAGTACAGACCTGCACCGAAGACAAGAAGTTCAAGGCAACAGTCACACACTGCGAAAAGGGCAAGAAGGTGACCGAAAGCTGCGGCGATAAATCCTGCGACCCGCGCGACAACGGTTGCGGCGAGTGCACGAACTACGAACACACCTGCACCAACGATGAAGCCGGAAAGGGAACCGTCTACGAGTGCGTCGCCGGCGAAGCCAAGAAGGCCGTTTCCATATGCGGCAACAAGTCGTGCCGTACCGACAAGGCCATCTGCGGCGAATGCCTGAACGGCGAACTGAGGTGCGACAACGACATCAACAACAACGCCATCATGTACAGGTGCGTCGACGGGCAATGGGAAAGGCTCCATAACAAGTTCGACCCGCTCGACAAGGAATATTACAAATGCCCCGTCGCTTGTAGAGAAGGCACCGATCCACAGAAGATGGAAACCGAATGCGACATAGACCAATGTTCTGATTGTGATCCATGCTGGGGTGAGAAAATGGAGGGTGCTCCCTCTAATCCGAACCCCTGCTACAACGAGGAACGTTGCAAACAAATTCTCAAGGACGAAGACCCCGACTACCCGCCGTTCAGGAGTTTCGAGACGAAACAGAAATGGAAGGACCTGATTCCTAGTAAAAAGATGGCAGCGAAAGAAGTTCACGGCTACAACTGGACGAATCACAAACCAGTCTCCGCTCCTGAAGAACGCGTGGAAGATTTTGAATTCGACCTTACTAACGAGACGCGCCGCGTATCGTGCAACGCCCTGGGAACCTACTTCGGCTTATGCCACAACACCCTGCAGACCTGCATCAACAATGTTTACCATGGTGAGGGATTTATGGTGGTCTGCGCTAGCGGCGAACTTGTCGACGCTGATGGCAACAACGACGGTATTGCTTGCGAATGCGAAAAAACAGCTAGCAACGCCAACGGATGTTGCTACACCAGAAGCGCCTGCTTTAAGCAGACCAACTGGTCGAGAGACCGCTGCGCTAAGCCCTCGGGCAACGAAAACGACGATTAATTTCATCGACATTTCAGGCAGAAAGGAACCGCAAGGTTCCTTTCTGCATATTGACGTATTGTCCACGATAAACGTCGCCGCCCTGGGAATTTTTCCCTAAAGGGAATATATGTTTATAATGGATAGCTATGACTTCTCGAATTTTAAAAATTGTCACTCTTGCGCTTTTATACGCATTTACGGGTGTATTTGCCGGCCCCGGCCTTGCCGACGGTGCGGCCAAGTTCCTCGGCAACATTCCGGTTGATGGCGAAGTTCCGTCTGATTTCGCGAAATACTGGAACCAGATTACCTCCAATGATGAATGCGTATGGATCCAAATCGAAAAGAATCGTGGCGAATTCGACTTTTCCAAGTGCGACGCAATTTACAACTGGGCAAAACAGAACGGAGTCCTATTCAAGTTCCGCACGCTCGTGTGGGGTTCGCAATACCCAGGTTGGATTCGCAACCTAAATGTCGAGGAAACCAGGGAAGCCATTACCGCCTGGTTCGATGCCGTCGCGGAACATTACCCCGACCTGGAAATGATTGACGTGGTAGCCGAAGCCGGCCGTTTATCGAAAAACAAGTATCATTCCGCATTTGGCGTAGACAACCACCTTATCGAAGCGCTGGGAGGTGACAACGATGGCGACTACAAGTTCGTGACTACGGCCTTCAAGATGGCTCGCGAGCGCTGGCCGAAAGCAATACTCATTTACAACGACTACAATACGTTCCAATGGCAGAGAGATGTCGGAATAAACCTTATCAATACCATCAAAAAGAACGGTGCACCAGTCGACGGCTACGGAATGCAAGGACATGATTTAATGGCAAAGGGCTCCGGCCCGACAAACTGCCTCAACATCAACATCATCAAAAAATACCTACAAGAAATTATAGACAGTACACAGATTCCATTGTTCATTACCGAATACGATATCGGAACCACAAACGACGACATTCAGAAAAAATGCTACTCCGAACAAATCCCGCTCTTCATGGAAGAGAAATACATTGCAGGCGTTACCCTTTGGGGGTATATCTACGGCAAGACATGGATATATTGTAGCGAAAAGGATCTAGGATGTTCCGGCATCATCAAGGACGGCGTGGACCGCCCGGCAATGACCTGGCTCAAGGAATACTTCGCGGAACACATTGCCGACAGCAAGAACATTTGGTTTCCTACATCCGATTTTCCGGGAGATGGTCCGACAGCAATTGGCGGCAAGCTTCACCTGCAGGCGAAAACCCTTCAGGCATACGACGTATTTGACCTGAACGGCGTCCGACTCGGCCGCCTGCGCGCCTACACTATCGACGAGGCCGTTTCGATACTCAAGAATACTAGCGACATCAAGGTCCAGGGCGTCTACATGCTCCGCTCCGTCCGGAACGGCACCGTAAAGCAAGTGCGGATTGCACGGTAGAAGCAATTTTTCTATCTTTGCCTTGGTCAAAATTTAAACCAAGGATTCAAAATGAGCAAGAATTACAAGATTGCAGTGCTTCCGGGCGACGGTATCGGCCCCGAAGTGATGAAAGAAGCTGTCCGCGTGCTGGACGTGGTTTCCAAGAAGTTCGGTTTCGACGTGAACGCCGAATGGGCAAACGTCGGTGGTGCCGCTTATGACGAAAGCGGTTCCCCGCTGCCGGAAAGCACCCTCAAGCTGGG is from uncultured Fibrobacter sp. and encodes:
- a CDS encoding endo-1,4-beta-xylanase, producing the protein MTSRILKIVTLALLYAFTGVFAGPGLADGAAKFLGNIPVDGEVPSDFAKYWNQITSNDECVWIQIEKNRGEFDFSKCDAIYNWAKQNGVLFKFRTLVWGSQYPGWIRNLNVEETREAITAWFDAVAEHYPDLEMIDVVAEAGRLSKNKYHSAFGVDNHLIEALGGDNDGDYKFVTTAFKMARERWPKAILIYNDYNTFQWQRDVGINLINTIKKNGAPVDGYGMQGHDLMAKGSGPTNCLNINIIKKYLQEIIDSTQIPLFITEYDIGTTNDDIQKKCYSEQIPLFMEEKYIAGVTLWGYIYGKTWIYCSEKDLGCSGIIKDGVDRPAMTWLKEYFAEHIADSKNIWFPTSDFPGDGPTAIGGKLHLQAKTLQAYDVFDLNGVRLGRLRAYTIDEAVSILKNTSDIKVQGVYMLRSVRNGTVKQVRIAR
- a CDS encoding tyrosine recombinase; this encodes MSLNSNRMDAYLAFLGVERNLSPATIQSYQEDLRHFIGWLDEIGLDLKDLTPEKLDEFLTLTAGQEEYSPTSIARHFSSLRGFLKYMQNQGEYDFSTESMLDRPKLGHYLPQYLTREEIDSVFESAANGKNPLRDTALFELMYSAGLRISETLGIKLSQLDLDNEWLTPIGKGNKQRLVPLGSKAKENLKAWIELGRPLTHPTTDNIILNSRGKPMTRMGAWKIVQLHTMHLSKQVSPHTFRHSFATHCLEAGMDLRVLQELLGHADISTTQIYTHIDKEFIKQEHRQFHPRELAGK